Proteins encoded by one window of Desulfovibrio ferrophilus:
- the arfB gene encoding alternative ribosome rescue aminoacyl-tRNA hydrolase ArfB yields the protein MDIVYINAQLSIPMDEVQFTAVRSGGPGGQNVNKVATSVTLIFDVAGSPSLSGPQRVRIQDKLANRIGRDGALRLTARDTRSQLSNKELAVKRFAELLREALKRPKARRKTRPTLASKHRRLDSKKQRAGLKKTRGKVSSED from the coding sequence ATGGATATCGTTTATATCAATGCTCAGTTGAGCATCCCCATGGATGAGGTGCAATTCACGGCTGTGCGCAGTGGTGGACCCGGCGGTCAGAATGTGAACAAGGTCGCCACCAGCGTAACGTTGATTTTTGATGTTGCGGGGTCGCCCTCGCTGTCCGGGCCGCAGCGTGTCAGAATTCAGGACAAGCTCGCCAATCGTATCGGGCGCGATGGAGCTTTGCGTTTGACTGCGCGCGACACTCGCAGCCAGTTGTCCAACAAGGAGTTGGCCGTCAAACGGTTTGCCGAGCTGTTGCGCGAGGCCTTGAAACGCCCCAAGGCCAGGCGTAAGACCCGGCCTACACTGGCCTCCAAGCATCGCCGTCTGGACTCGAAGAAGCAACGTGCAGGCCTGAAGAAGACTCGCGGCAAGGTCAGTTCCGAGGATTGA
- a CDS encoding NifB/NifX family molybdenum-iron cluster-binding protein: MKIAIPTKTDDNGVHIVDSHFGHCEFFTVLTLDDETKEVLVEEHVAAPEGCGCKSNIAATMASEGVTTLLAGNMGQGAVNKLAESGIQTIRGLEGSVREGLQAWLDGKVQDQPDICDHDHGDDGHGCHHHEIPTLKPLS; the protein is encoded by the coding sequence ATGAAGATTGCCATTCCCACGAAAACCGACGACAATGGCGTGCATATCGTAGACTCGCATTTTGGACACTGCGAATTCTTCACCGTACTGACCCTGGACGACGAGACCAAGGAAGTCCTGGTCGAAGAACATGTGGCCGCCCCCGAGGGCTGCGGTTGCAAATCCAACATCGCCGCCACCATGGCCTCCGAGGGTGTGACCACCCTTCTGGCTGGCAACATGGGTCAAGGCGCCGTGAACAAGCTGGCCGAATCCGGCATCCAGACCATCCGCGGTCTGGAAGGTTCAGTGCGCGAAGGCCTGCAGGCCTGGCTGGACGGAAAGGTCCAGGACCAGCCTGATATCTGCGACCATGACCATGGTGATGACGGCCACGGCTGCCACCATCATGAAATTCCAACCTTGAAACCCCTGAGCTAG
- a CDS encoding SEC-C metal-binding domain-containing protein: MRRETPKIGRNEPCPCGSGKKYKKCCMG, translated from the coding sequence GTGCGTCGCGAAACCCCCAAGATCGGTCGCAACGAGCCCTGCCCCTGCGGCAGCGGAAAAAAATACAAGAAGTGCTGCATGGGCTAA
- a CDS encoding M48 family metallopeptidase, giving the protein MTNTPPHAPLPAYSVRESSRAKRVTLRVSPRSGVEVVVPKGFDRDRVPSIVADRKEWLHRQIQRLSEGGWSSEPPLMPGELNLQTLDRVLRIDIAHNPRKAPALTQSGPDSLLLTGDSSDQSACRKCILTWLKQQARLHLVPWLRELSEEIHLPFERARVRAQKSRWGSCSARGTISLNCKLLFLPRPLTRHVLLHELAHIKQLNHSAEFWALLHSLDHHGATHDHELSGAWKHVPRWLG; this is encoded by the coding sequence ATGACCAACACCCCTCCGCATGCCCCCCTCCCGGCTTACAGCGTCCGTGAAAGCTCCCGGGCCAAGCGAGTGACCTTGCGTGTCAGTCCACGCTCGGGGGTGGAAGTGGTCGTGCCCAAGGGGTTTGACAGGGACCGGGTGCCAAGCATCGTGGCCGACCGTAAGGAGTGGCTGCATCGACAGATTCAGCGGCTGTCGGAGGGTGGATGGTCTTCCGAACCACCGCTCATGCCCGGGGAACTGAATCTCCAGACCCTGGACAGGGTCCTGCGCATCGATATCGCGCACAACCCGCGCAAAGCTCCGGCCCTGACCCAGAGCGGACCGGACAGCCTTCTGCTCACAGGGGACTCGTCTGATCAATCAGCCTGCCGCAAGTGCATCCTGACCTGGCTCAAACAGCAGGCACGGTTGCACCTTGTTCCCTGGCTGCGTGAGCTGTCTGAAGAAATACACCTGCCCTTTGAGCGCGCCCGAGTCCGGGCTCAAAAATCACGATGGGGAAGCTGTTCGGCCCGCGGCACCATCAGCCTGAACTGCAAGCTGCTCTTCCTGCCCCGGCCCCTGACCAGGCACGTATTGCTTCACGAACTGGCCCACATCAAACAGCTCAACCACTCTGCCGAATTCTGGGCCCTGCTGCACTCGCTGGATCATCACGGCGCAACCCATGACCACGAGTTATCCGGGGCCTGGAAGCATGTTCCGCGCTGGCTAGGCTAG
- a CDS encoding chemotaxis protein CheX has product MARINVDVVNPFLNAVVEVLSTMAQVRAAPGSPYLKQDSSARGDVSGLIGITGEVQGTIAVTFSERCALAIVGNMLGERMTCMDECVIDAVGELTNVISGKARQGLEQIGQTFSAAIPQVITGQGHAIVHCGDPVLCLAFTTLYGDIIVEVAFGDGAAQVSVDGAGPRDKARAY; this is encoded by the coding sequence ATGGCTCGTATCAATGTGGACGTGGTGAATCCGTTTCTGAATGCCGTGGTGGAAGTGTTGTCCACCATGGCCCAGGTGCGGGCGGCACCGGGAAGCCCGTATCTGAAGCAGGACAGCTCAGCTCGTGGCGATGTGTCGGGGCTGATCGGTATTACGGGAGAGGTGCAGGGCACCATTGCCGTGACATTCTCTGAGCGTTGCGCCTTGGCTATTGTGGGCAACATGCTTGGCGAGCGGATGACCTGCATGGATGAGTGCGTCATCGATGCCGTGGGTGAGTTGACCAATGTGATCTCGGGCAAGGCCCGCCAGGGATTGGAACAAATCGGCCAGACATTCAGCGCTGCGATTCCCCAGGTCATCACGGGGCAGGGGCATGCCATCGTTCATTGTGGTGATCCGGTGCTCTGTCTGGCATTTACCACGCTGTATGGTGACATCATCGTGGAGGTCGCCTTTGGCGATGGTGCGGCGCAGGTCTCTGTCGATGGGGCAGGTCCAAGGGATAAGGCCCGGGCGTATTGA
- a CDS encoding MASE3 domain-containing protein, protein MKKVLYVFDSWLEVAAGLFITVVLVLFSSYNFLLFHTLSELFSVVVAFSMFVLAYSSRERIQSGYLILLGAAYFHIATIDLLHTLAFKGMGVFPGHDANLPTQLWIAGRYLEGCALLVAGLLASRRINLTAAFWGYALLGMGLIAGIFMGYFPDCYVDGQGLTPFKRISEIAICVLFLLALLTLGRARAVIGRAAYWLISLSIVFSVGAELLFTFYVSVYDLSLIVGHFAKVGSFYLIFKAVVEAGYARPQDVLFRKLNSSREELQAAQGLARFGSWHENLETGETGWSDELYRLLGYSPREMAPSGRLIERHIHPDDLPSLQADMDKALVEKSMFDREVRYSTTSGQARHARVMGRVLDLGNGPERLDGSFQDITDRKQAEQLRADVDSITRHDLRTPLSSIISYAELLHDEQDLNEEQRDMVARIAGNGFKMLDLLNRSLDLYRMEQGTFEMSARPVNLSLVMERVMEDLAEKAKRRQVAFMLEEYPSEGSGRIRGDDLLCYTLFANLVQNAVEASPQRGEVRIRLENNGQARATVWNDGVVPESVREHFFDKYVTSGKPKGTGLGTYSARLIAQVHGGDIGFSTSEDEGTAVWVTLPKS, encoded by the coding sequence ATGAAAAAAGTACTCTATGTCTTTGACTCCTGGCTTGAAGTAGCCGCCGGTCTGTTTATCACGGTCGTGCTGGTGCTTTTCTCCTCTTACAATTTTTTGTTGTTCCATACGCTCTCAGAACTGTTCAGCGTTGTTGTTGCCTTCTCGATGTTCGTGTTGGCCTACAGCTCGCGTGAGCGTATTCAGAGCGGATATCTCATTCTGCTCGGGGCGGCCTATTTCCATATAGCTACAATCGACCTGCTGCATACCCTGGCGTTCAAGGGGATGGGGGTCTTCCCCGGGCATGATGCCAATCTTCCCACCCAGCTATGGATAGCAGGGCGATATCTGGAAGGCTGTGCCCTTTTGGTTGCGGGCCTGCTGGCAAGCAGAAGGATTAATTTGACCGCTGCGTTCTGGGGCTATGCCCTGCTGGGTATGGGGCTGATCGCTGGCATCTTTATGGGCTATTTTCCGGATTGCTATGTCGATGGACAGGGGCTGACACCATTCAAGCGAATCAGCGAGATTGCGATCTGCGTCCTGTTCCTGCTGGCTCTGCTCACTCTGGGGCGTGCCCGTGCAGTGATTGGAAGGGCCGCCTATTGGTTGATCTCTCTCTCCATTGTCTTTTCAGTGGGTGCGGAGTTGTTGTTCACGTTCTACGTGAGTGTCTATGACCTCTCGTTGATTGTGGGGCACTTTGCCAAGGTGGGCTCGTTCTACCTCATTTTCAAGGCCGTGGTGGAAGCTGGATACGCCAGACCGCAGGATGTTTTGTTCCGGAAGTTGAACAGCAGCCGTGAGGAGTTGCAGGCGGCTCAGGGGCTGGCCCGGTTCGGGAGCTGGCACGAGAATCTGGAGACAGGTGAGACTGGTTGGTCTGATGAACTGTATCGCCTTCTGGGCTATTCCCCGCGGGAGATGGCGCCTTCGGGCCGGTTGATTGAGCGACATATTCATCCCGACGATTTGCCATCTTTGCAGGCCGACATGGACAAGGCTCTGGTGGAAAAATCCATGTTTGATCGGGAAGTTCGGTACTCAACCACCAGCGGCCAAGCCCGCCACGCCAGGGTCATGGGACGGGTTTTGGACCTGGGGAATGGCCCCGAGCGTCTTGATGGCAGCTTCCAGGACATCACCGATCGGAAACAGGCCGAACAGCTGCGGGCCGATGTTGACAGCATCACCCGCCATGATTTGCGGACTCCGTTGTCGTCGATCATTTCCTATGCCGAATTGCTTCATGACGAGCAGGACCTGAATGAGGAGCAGCGGGATATGGTTGCCCGCATTGCTGGTAACGGATTCAAGATGTTGGACCTGCTCAACCGTTCTCTGGATTTGTATCGCATGGAGCAGGGCACCTTTGAGATGTCCGCCAGACCTGTGAACCTTTCGCTTGTTATGGAGAGAGTGATGGAGGATCTGGCCGAGAAGGCGAAGCGCCGGCAGGTGGCATTTATGCTGGAGGAGTACCCCTCTGAAGGAAGCGGGCGTATCCGTGGAGATGATCTGCTGTGTTATACGCTGTTTGCCAATCTGGTTCAGAATGCAGTGGAAGCGTCTCCTCAGCGGGGCGAGGTTCGTATCCGGCTCGAAAATAATGGTCAGGCCAGAGCCACGGTCTGGAATGACGGGGTTGTTCCAGAGTCCGTGCGTGAACATTTTTTTGATAAATACGTGACCAGCGGCAAACCCAAGGGGACCGGGCTGGGGACCTACAGCGCCCGGCTGATTGCTCAGGTGCATGGCGGTGACATCGGTTTCAGCACCTCCGAGGACGAGGGTACTGCCGTCTGGGTGACGTTGCCCAAGTCCTGA
- a CDS encoding sensor histidine kinase, giving the protein MNQNDKPPPSPGLITSIHCPRPARADPIAARIKAKTADYSSYEFTEPQSGALNIFFDLVQEFESEEDFRAICVMVPKVIFGLDCALYLVTPKLNLRCIACTGSDALHPGLFQTSPAIPQHPDRRDEHWYFPIRANPRHIKELPFDPPGDVIGCLEVHPAERMASGDSLFWEKYANRIGFQLHNRMMHETNERHLRFIRSLAKDIGHNVIVPNMYFKLFFNRLKRTIDQLGPLQRRMLNAGSPHCADVMDLQTKLDAQFSEIITHYEQTSLYLETLLRQSHFEKGHYVLERRACDMVTQIIEPQLHHYLPRLAENNIEVDQCPPPGPSPANELYVDVGLMAQVYANLFSNALKYTSPPQDGSGQGKSLSCSIQRIPHALGPGKPGIRFGLFTTGPPIPEETGSQLFQAGVRGSQAEKVEGTGHGLFFVKQIVELHGGRVGQRATASGNEFYLILPATLTARQAVDLEATP; this is encoded by the coding sequence ATGAATCAGAACGACAAACCGCCCCCAAGCCCGGGGCTTATCACGAGCATCCATTGCCCGCGTCCGGCAAGGGCCGATCCCATCGCCGCGCGCATCAAGGCCAAAACAGCCGATTACTCCAGCTATGAATTCACGGAGCCCCAAAGCGGTGCCCTGAACATCTTCTTTGACCTGGTTCAGGAGTTCGAGAGCGAAGAGGATTTCCGAGCCATCTGCGTCATGGTCCCAAAGGTAATTTTCGGCCTGGACTGCGCCCTATACCTAGTAACTCCCAAGCTCAACCTGCGCTGCATCGCATGCACCGGAAGTGATGCCCTGCACCCAGGGTTGTTCCAAACCTCGCCAGCAATCCCGCAGCATCCCGACCGGCGGGACGAACACTGGTATTTCCCCATCCGGGCCAACCCCAGACACATCAAAGAACTGCCCTTTGATCCACCCGGAGACGTCATCGGCTGCCTAGAGGTCCATCCCGCGGAACGCATGGCCTCTGGTGACAGTCTCTTCTGGGAGAAATATGCCAATCGCATCGGATTCCAGTTGCACAACCGCATGATGCACGAAACCAACGAACGGCACCTGAGATTCATCCGCAGTCTGGCCAAAGACATCGGCCACAATGTGATCGTGCCCAACATGTATTTCAAGCTGTTCTTCAATCGACTCAAACGCACCATCGACCAGCTCGGTCCTCTTCAGCGCCGCATGCTCAACGCGGGCAGCCCTCACTGCGCCGACGTCATGGACTTGCAGACCAAGCTTGATGCCCAGTTCTCCGAGATCATCACCCACTACGAGCAAACCAGCCTGTACCTTGAAACCCTGCTCAGGCAGAGCCATTTCGAAAAAGGCCACTATGTTCTGGAGCGTCGGGCCTGCGACATGGTCACCCAGATCATCGAACCCCAATTGCATCACTACCTGCCACGACTGGCAGAGAATAACATCGAGGTTGACCAGTGCCCCCCCCCGGGCCCATCGCCCGCCAATGAACTGTATGTGGATGTGGGGCTCATGGCCCAAGTTTACGCCAACCTGTTCTCCAATGCCCTCAAATACACCTCTCCTCCGCAGGACGGCTCGGGACAAGGTAAAAGCCTGTCCTGCTCCATCCAGCGCATCCCTCATGCCCTGGGCCCCGGCAAACCCGGAATACGATTTGGCCTCTTTACCACAGGCCCCCCCATTCCCGAGGAGACAGGTTCGCAACTGTTCCAGGCAGGAGTACGCGGCTCCCAAGCCGAAAAAGTGGAAGGCACCGGACACGGTCTGTTCTTCGTCAAACAGATCGTTGAGCTACACGGGGGGCGAGTTGGACAACGAGCTACGGCGTCTGGAAACGAATTTTACCTGATCCTGCCCGCCACATTAACAGCCAGGCAGGCGGTTGACCTGGAGGCGACTCCATGA
- a CDS encoding response regulator — MITTPARILSIEDDKNVRNSIVAWLEDSGFEVLEASDGAMGVDIFLEQSPDLVLLDMGLPELSGLEVLERIHQHSPETPVVIVSANANISDAIGAFKAGAWDYVIKPILNFDVLEQTIRNCLERRALKEKVRRAEQRYRDLVQNLPVLIFTLDKDLTLRFINDTSSEILGYAPEELVDIPGKFMGLIASESRDQVTKTLEQSCLDNSGFALEFKMRHKKGYQLRLQAKSIGSGCDDNDQSEAPIKGIITDVTERAFLDKVLVQREKLNTLGAVSHELAHEIRNPLMSLGGFAKRLAQKHPDITEAEIILEQARRLEGLMNRISAYVAPVPVKTEAVNVSAIMTYCLDRLTPWLVPRGLDVRPRLDMQIDDIPSDAALLTETFASVLNHLTQKMSTQGKLIITTSQTPSHVTAEFNLADDMAEVLPPDAETLLMPFEEGGGTLDLALAYRNLKNLGGMLTFTLQDNGSAIITASLPREQPA, encoded by the coding sequence ATGATCACCACCCCAGCGCGTATCCTGAGCATCGAGGATGACAAGAACGTTCGCAATTCCATCGTGGCCTGGTTGGAAGACAGCGGCTTTGAGGTGCTGGAAGCCTCGGACGGAGCCATGGGCGTCGATATCTTCCTCGAACAGTCACCGGACCTCGTGCTTCTGGATATGGGCCTGCCCGAACTTTCGGGACTCGAAGTCCTTGAGCGTATTCATCAGCATTCACCGGAAACACCGGTGGTCATCGTTTCGGCCAACGCCAACATCTCCGATGCCATCGGCGCCTTCAAAGCCGGGGCCTGGGACTATGTCATCAAGCCCATCCTCAACTTCGACGTGTTGGAACAAACCATCCGCAACTGCCTGGAACGAAGGGCCCTGAAAGAAAAGGTCCGCCGTGCCGAGCAGCGCTACAGGGATCTTGTCCAGAACCTGCCCGTGCTGATTTTCACCCTGGACAAGGATCTCACTCTTCGCTTCATCAACGATACCAGCAGCGAAATCCTGGGGTATGCCCCCGAAGAACTGGTGGATATCCCCGGGAAATTCATGGGTCTGATTGCCTCGGAGAGCCGTGATCAAGTCACCAAAACCCTTGAACAATCCTGCCTCGATAACTCTGGGTTCGCCCTGGAGTTCAAGATGCGCCACAAGAAGGGCTACCAACTGCGTTTACAGGCCAAGTCCATCGGTTCCGGATGCGATGACAACGACCAATCCGAGGCCCCCATCAAGGGCATCATCACCGACGTCACCGAGCGGGCCTTCCTGGATAAAGTTCTGGTCCAGCGCGAAAAACTCAACACCTTGGGTGCCGTCTCCCACGAGTTGGCCCATGAAATCCGCAATCCACTCATGTCCCTGGGAGGATTCGCCAAACGTCTGGCGCAAAAGCACCCGGATATCACCGAGGCTGAGATCATTCTCGAACAGGCCCGTCGGCTGGAAGGGCTCATGAACCGCATCAGTGCCTATGTGGCTCCGGTGCCGGTCAAGACCGAAGCGGTCAACGTGTCGGCCATCATGACATACTGCCTGGACCGACTGACTCCGTGGCTTGTTCCCCGGGGACTGGACGTGCGCCCCAGGCTCGACATGCAGATTGACGACATTCCCTCGGACGCTGCCCTTCTGACCGAAACCTTTGCCAGTGTCTTGAATCACCTGACCCAAAAAATGAGCACACAGGGCAAACTTATTATCACGACCAGCCAGACTCCGTCGCACGTTACTGCGGAATTCAACCTCGCCGATGACATGGCCGAGGTTTTGCCTCCTGACGCAGAGACCCTGCTCATGCCTTTTGAAGAAGGCGGTGGAACTTTGGACCTGGCTCTGGCCTATCGAAACCTGAAAAATCTTGGAGGAATGCTGACTTTTACACTCCAGGACAACGGCAGCGCAATCATCACCGCCTCTCTGCCCCGGGAACAACCAGCATAG
- a CDS encoding mechanosensitive ion channel family protein: MNLDFDVSKHSDQIIAWLTVNGIDLLMALLILLVGIWFARRVRDAAQGTLEKREVDILLSNFVGNVVFYVLVLTVLIAALGQLGVDTTSFIAIVGTLGLAIGLAVKDNLANFASGVVLILARPFTVGDYISVAGVSGTVKNVTLGNTVLSTPDNQKIIVPNTKITGDVITNATANNTRRIDLLIGIGYGDDIAKAKSVVQGLLEAESRVLDDPAYTVAVSELGDSSVNLVVRPWVKTEDYWGARFDLTERIKLALDENGISIPFPQRDIHIVSGGES; this comes from the coding sequence ATGAATCTCGATTTTGATGTCAGTAAACATAGTGACCAGATCATTGCCTGGTTGACAGTTAATGGAATTGATCTGCTCATGGCGCTGTTGATCCTGTTGGTGGGTATCTGGTTTGCACGGCGCGTGAGAGATGCGGCACAGGGGACCTTGGAGAAGCGGGAAGTGGATATCCTGCTGTCGAATTTCGTGGGCAACGTCGTGTTCTATGTTCTGGTGCTGACAGTGCTCATCGCGGCTCTGGGGCAGTTGGGGGTCGATACCACCTCGTTCATCGCCATTGTGGGTACGTTGGGTCTGGCCATCGGCCTGGCGGTAAAGGATAATCTGGCAAACTTTGCTTCGGGCGTGGTCTTGATTCTGGCTCGGCCCTTCACCGTGGGGGACTATATCTCCGTGGCAGGCGTATCCGGGACGGTCAAGAATGTGACCTTGGGCAATACGGTTCTGTCCACTCCGGATAACCAGAAGATCATCGTACCCAACACCAAGATCACCGGTGATGTGATTACCAACGCCACGGCCAACAACACCAGGCGTATCGATCTGCTGATCGGCATCGGCTATGGCGATGATATCGCCAAGGCCAAGAGCGTGGTGCAGGGGTTGCTTGAGGCTGAGTCCCGGGTGCTGGATGACCCTGCCTACACTGTTGCCGTGTCCGAGCTTGGGGACAGCAGCGTGAATCTGGTGGTCCGCCCCTGGGTGAAAACCGAGGACTACTGGGGCGCGCGGTTTGATTTGACCGAGCGTATCAAGCTTGCCCTGGACGAGAATGGCATCTCCATTCCCTTCCCACAGCGCGACATTCATATCGTGTCCGGTGGCGAATCCTAG
- a CDS encoding ATP-binding protein, whose amino-acid sequence MPDIHVSPHRIPLGSLSVPVHLIMVRPTVQFTSQISHLLGFSKTDSQLLGMAVEEAFGNAIRHFSGPVEGEAIDVEFCVHENSLVISIRERGIPFTPQQGQRYTPDDLENMDMPGLGTLLMQKAVDSLEFLSHGRKGKETRLIKTIPYGALPQELLEVQPVRRGRDRPTVKNAIVRPATREELPHICQLAWRCYGYTQEAFLYDLEALTEAFDKGTFVPVVAIDPASNQMVWHAGLKIHDPNVPVGEMGLAFIDPAFRCPGATQQMADAVTAMAKKAGHRGTFDCSVTTHTFSQKAMQNCYGSRPCSIMLAITASGMHAKELATSVQPKGSVVNHYRAFDRSPATVYVPERHRTMVSNIYGWLELPREIGTPDTEYPLGESRVSVFPLPDELNVVFIIVHAIGPDTAKEIAEALRQCKRERRDAVYAFLPLGAPASPMLVEECEALGLSFAGVMPHIHDGDDRMLMQRVDIVLDMDTIRVYGEQSKQLFDYIQREQQRVDQGV is encoded by the coding sequence ATGCCCGACATCCATGTATCCCCACACCGTATCCCCCTGGGAAGTCTCTCCGTACCGGTCCATCTGATTATGGTCAGGCCCACCGTGCAGTTTACCTCACAGATCTCTCACCTGCTGGGCTTCAGCAAAACCGACAGCCAACTTCTCGGCATGGCTGTGGAAGAAGCCTTCGGGAATGCAATCAGACATTTCTCTGGCCCTGTGGAGGGGGAGGCCATCGACGTGGAATTCTGCGTTCATGAAAATTCGCTGGTAATCTCCATTCGCGAAAGAGGTATTCCTTTCACCCCACAGCAAGGGCAGCGCTACACTCCCGACGATCTCGAAAACATGGACATGCCCGGACTAGGCACACTGCTCATGCAAAAGGCCGTGGATTCCCTCGAATTTTTGAGCCACGGGCGCAAGGGCAAGGAGACCCGCCTAATCAAGACCATCCCCTATGGGGCGCTGCCCCAGGAACTGCTGGAGGTCCAGCCTGTGCGGCGCGGGCGCGATCGTCCCACGGTCAAGAACGCCATCGTCCGCCCCGCTACCCGGGAGGAACTCCCTCATATCTGCCAGCTGGCTTGGCGCTGCTACGGCTATACCCAGGAAGCCTTTCTCTATGATCTCGAGGCGCTGACCGAAGCATTCGACAAGGGAACCTTCGTACCAGTGGTGGCCATCGACCCGGCCAGCAACCAGATGGTCTGGCACGCGGGCCTGAAGATTCATGATCCGAATGTCCCTGTGGGCGAGATGGGGCTGGCTTTCATCGACCCGGCCTTCCGTTGCCCAGGGGCGACACAACAGATGGCGGACGCCGTCACCGCCATGGCGAAGAAAGCCGGGCATCGTGGAACCTTCGACTGCTCGGTGACCACCCACACCTTTTCTCAGAAGGCCATGCAGAACTGCTATGGTTCCAGGCCATGCAGCATCATGCTGGCCATTACTGCCTCGGGGATGCATGCCAAAGAACTGGCAACGTCGGTCCAACCCAAGGGCTCGGTGGTCAACCATTACCGTGCCTTCGACCGCTCTCCTGCCACGGTGTACGTTCCCGAGCGACATAGAACAATGGTCTCCAACATCTACGGCTGGCTTGAATTGCCCCGGGAAATTGGAACCCCAGACACTGAGTACCCTCTGGGCGAATCCAGAGTCAGTGTCTTCCCGTTGCCCGACGAGCTGAACGTGGTGTTCATCATAGTGCATGCCATCGGACCCGATACAGCGAAAGAGATTGCAGAAGCCTTGCGCCAGTGCAAACGCGAGCGACGGGATGCCGTATACGCCTTTCTCCCTTTGGGTGCTCCCGCCAGCCCTATGCTTGTAGAAGAATGCGAAGCACTGGGACTCTCCTTTGCCGGAGTCATGCCTCATATCCATGATGGTGATGACCGCATGCTCATGCAGCGAGTTGACATCGTACTGGATATGGACACCATCCGTGTCTACGGCGAACAGTCCAAACAGCTCTTCGATTACATTCAGCGGGAACAGCAGAGAGTCGATCAGGGGGTGTGA
- a CDS encoding TRAP transporter large permease → MGTTLFLSFFIFVLVGVPIAVALGLSSLVALVMHSHVPLMVLVQKAYGGVDSFTLMAIPFFILAGNIMSSGGVSSRLVNLANCFFGRFPGGLAHVATAACTFFGAISGSAPATTAAIGSVMVGPMREKGYSRVFSAACVAASGTIGLLIPPSITMVLYGVITGASVGKLFLGGVLPGLLMCSALMSVNYVVAKRHGYGGGDKVGLGQTMKAIKDASLALLMPLIILGGIYGGVFTPTEAAVVAVVYGLIIGRYVYKQLDNKRLYEVVLSTAKSAAVIMFLVATAHCFSYLMASEQIPQALTNSMLSVSTNPSILLFMICASLLVVGTFLDNAVAVVLMAPIFHPVIMSAGIDPVYFGVLLVLTLSIGQVTPPVGLCLFVACDLGKVSIEKLSMGVLPYLLILVLVMVVLILCPDIVLFIPNHMMQ, encoded by the coding sequence ATGGGAACCACCCTCTTTCTTAGCTTTTTTATATTCGTTCTCGTCGGCGTACCCATCGCTGTGGCCTTGGGGCTGTCCTCGCTGGTGGCCCTTGTCATGCACAGTCATGTGCCGCTGATGGTGTTGGTTCAAAAGGCCTACGGCGGTGTCGATTCGTTCACTCTGATGGCCATTCCGTTTTTTATCCTGGCGGGAAACATCATGTCCTCGGGTGGTGTGTCCTCACGCCTGGTGAACTTGGCCAACTGTTTCTTCGGGCGCTTTCCGGGCGGTCTGGCGCACGTGGCCACGGCGGCATGCACATTCTTCGGTGCCATCTCCGGTTCGGCCCCGGCCACAACCGCGGCCATCGGTTCGGTTATGGTCGGCCCTATGCGTGAGAAGGGATACTCTCGCGTGTTCTCCGCTGCTTGCGTTGCTGCGTCGGGCACCATTGGTCTGCTCATCCCCCCGAGTATCACCATGGTCCTGTACGGCGTCATCACCGGCGCATCCGTGGGTAAACTGTTCTTGGGTGGTGTCCTGCCCGGTCTGCTTATGTGCAGTGCGCTCATGAGTGTGAACTACGTGGTTGCCAAGCGCCATGGCTATGGCGGTGGCGATAAGGTGGGCTTAGGCCAGACCATGAAAGCCATCAAAGACGCCTCGCTGGCATTGCTCATGCCATTGATCATTCTGGGCGGTATCTACGGTGGTGTGTTCACACCCACTGAGGCGGCGGTTGTAGCCGTGGTCTACGGCCTGATTATAGGTCGATATGTTTACAAGCAGCTCGACAATAAGCGACTTTACGAAGTCGTGCTGAGTACCGCCAAAAGCGCAGCGGTCATCATGTTCCTGGTAGCTACGGCCCATTGTTTTAGCTACCTGATGGCCAGCGAACAGATTCCTCAGGCTCTGACCAACTCCATGCTTAGCGTCTCCACAAATCCTTCCATTCTGTTGTTCATGATTTGTGCATCCTTGCTGGTGGTGGGCACGTTCCTGGATAATGCCGTGGCCGTGGTCCTCATGGCTCCCATTTTCCACCCGGTGATTATGTCTGCAGGCATCGACCCCGTGTATTTCGGGGTGTTGTTGGTGCTGACGCTGTCCATCGGTCAGGTCACCCCACCTGTGGGTCTCTGTCTGTTCGTGGCCTGCGACTTGGGCAAGGTGAGTATCGAAAAGCTGTCCATGGGCGTTCTGCCATACTTGCTGATCCTGGTGTTGGTGATGGTCGTGTTGATCCTGTGTCCCGATATCGTTCTCTTTATCCCGAATCACATGATGCAATAG